One bacterium BMS3Abin08 genomic region harbors:
- the ccmH gene encoding cytochrome c-type biogenesis protein CcmH precursor, translated as MKLPAKIILLIFLFLLMGITLNACKDKSGSEYQPPAKQELNLKPIRVDSDINMLKDLVVKEPENLDAWIKLGNLQMDTGRFQDAVVSYARALELDPKNADVRVDMGTCYRNSGNPQKAVEEYRKALKYNPKHLFAHKNLAVVLAYDLNRIKEAITEFRTYLKLSPNAPDAHQVKQAIRELGERL; from the coding sequence ATGAAACTCCCTGCAAAAATAATCCTGCTTATATTCCTTTTCCTGCTGATGGGGATCACCCTTAATGCCTGTAAGGACAAATCCGGGAGTGAATACCAACCCCCCGCAAAGCAGGAACTCAACCTGAAACCGATAAGGGTCGACAGCGACATCAATATGCTTAAAGACCTCGTTGTCAAGGAACCGGAAAACCTCGATGCCTGGATAAAACTCGGAAACCTCCAGATGGACACCGGACGTTTTCAGGACGCTGTCGTCTCATACGCCAGGGCCCTTGAGCTTGATCCAAAAAATGCAGATGTCCGTGTCGATATGGGCACATGCTACCGCAATTCCGGCAACCCGCAGAAGGCCGTGGAGGAATACAGAAAGGCGCTTAAATACAATCCAAAACACCTATTTGCCCATAAGAACCTGGCTGTGGTCCTGGCGTACGACCTCAACAGGATCAAGGAAGCCATCACCGAGTTCCGGACCTACCTCAAACTTTCCCCCAACGCACCTGATGCCCATCAGGTAAAACAGGCTATCAGAGAACTGGGTGAAAGGTTATAA